One genomic window of Conger conger chromosome 7, fConCon1.1, whole genome shotgun sequence includes the following:
- the LOC133133306 gene encoding olfactory receptor 6N1-like, whose protein sequence is MENTSTVKVFTLSGLQDARTYRSIYFSFTLLIYLLIILVNLTVILIICLERDLHEPMYVLLSHLCVNGLCGTAGFYPKILLDILSDVHVILYSGCLAQLCVIYSFVMCEITLLTVMSYDRYVAICRPLQYHTIMTPLMVRSLLLYAWLIPISEVVVALILTLRLPLCGTHIDKLFCDNGFIMKLSCVPATINNMWGIVIVTIQFLNVFLVLYTYGQIVNVCLRSSEGRSKFMETCVPHLASIVSFIVATMFDYVYSRHNSKVLPLGLRNFMAVEFLVIPPLFNPIVYGLKMKKIRTRVIKLFSNTTVSHRFGGKSQWAKK, encoded by the coding sequence ATGGAGAACACATCTACTGTCAAAGTATTTACTCTCTCTGGATTGCAAGACGCAAGAACATACAGATCCATTTACTTCTCCTTTACTCTCCTTATTTACCTACTGATTATCTTAGTAAACCTAACTGTGATCTTGATAATCTGCTTGGAGCGGGATCTGCATGAGCCCATGTACGTCTTGTTGTCCCATCTGTGCGTTAATGGATTATGTGGCACTGCAGGGTTCTACCCCAAAATCCTCCTGGATATTCTCTCAGATGTGCATGTCATCTTGTACAGTGGCTGTTTggcacagttgtgtgtcatctACAGTTTTGTCATGTGTGAGATAACCCTGTTAACTGTGATGTCGTATGACAGGTATGTGGCAATATGCAGGCCATTACAGTACCACACAATCATGACTCCTCTTATGGTTAGAAGTCTGTTGTTATATGCTTGGCTTATTCCAATCTCTGAGGTGGTGGTCGCTCTTATTTTGACACTCAGGCTCCCTCTATGTGGGACTCACATCGACAAACTCTTCTGTGACAACGGGTTCATAATGAAACTGTCTTGCGTCCCCGCCACCATCAATAATATGTGGGGGATAGTCATTGTGACTATACAATTCTTAAATGTATTTCTCGTCTTGTATACTTACGGGCAGATAGTAAACGTTTGTCTGCGATCTAGCGAGGGGAGGTCAAAGTTCATGGAGACCTGTGTCCCGCACCTAGCATCCATTGTCAGTTTCATTGTTGCGACGATGTTTGACTACGTTTACAGCAGGCACAACTCTAAAGTCCTTCCGCTGGGCTTGCGCAACTTCATGGCCGTAGAGTTCCTTGTGATTCCCCCGCTGTTCAACCCCATTGTGTACGGACTCAAAATGAAGAAGATACGGACCAGAGTCATCAAACTATTTAGTAACACCACAGTGTCACACAGATTTGGAGGTAAGTCACAATGGGCCAAAAAGTGA